The Hymenobacter sp. GOD-10R genome includes a window with the following:
- a CDS encoding TonB-dependent receptor, which translates to METFTCAFNWKRSLLTSVALCYSVAAFSQQVQAISGRVADKAGGGLPGVTVLAKGSTAGTITDGEGKYTLQAPPDATTLVISYLGYKPQEVAISKRTAINVTLEQDTKALDEVVVVGYGTQKKVNLTGAVDQVTSQVLENRSIPNLTQGLQGVLPNLNLIPGDGKPTQSPAYNIRGATSIGQGGNALVLIDGVEGDPSRINPNDVASVSVLKDASAAAIYGARGAFGVVLITTKTPSKEKTSVTYSFNQSIKSPTTVPDFVTDGYQFARMFNEGWSAWNDYSQTPQNINKTVKFSPEYLAELKRRSEDPSLPKVDVNAAGEYVYYGNTDWYKELYKKRTSSTEHNLSLSGSSGKASFYVTGRYFGQDGLFRYNSDDYRMYNFRAKGSIDLFPWLRIDNNTDYSSMRYHNPLNVGEGGGIWRNIADEGHTVAPMFNPDGTLTYSAAYTVGDMWYGKNGIDLDERVTRNTSAFLAHFFDNKFRINGNFTFRNTDNDRTQTRVPVPYSRKPGVIEYVGTNTNDFLRGFGQTRYLAANLYGEYENHFQEAHYFKAMVGYNYEQSTFRGLQTQRNGLIYPDAQDLNLALGQSISTAGGWERWNILGGFYRLNYSFKDRYLVEASGRYDGSSKFPSNQRFAYFPSFSAGWRISNESFWKVSPNLISELKLRGSYGALGNGNINSYAFQEQFGISQSGRVLNGVRPQLTSQPGVIPDGLTWEKSTTQDLGLDLSMLNNRLTLNADGYIRNTTDMFTVGMTLPAVFGTAVPKGNYADLKTKGWEVALNWRDNLNLGAKPLNYGLRLTMADYTARITKYNNPEKRLNDPNSNPANLSYYEGQKLGEIWGYTTDGFFTSQDQITTSASQALFRASTSGKLLPGDIKFKDVNGDGVINPGDNTVANPGDRRVIGNALPRYTYGAMADASWNNFFVSVFFQGVGHQDWYPGSEAGTFWGQYNRPYNKIPTSQLGNIWSEDNPNAYFPRYRGYVAQNGAGELTQIQTKYLQNVAYIRLKNLQIGYNLPVAFISRIKMNAARVYLSGENLWSWSPFYKITKDIDVESIGRSDAVLSPPDATASNPNSNSSGNANNYPILKSVTLGLSVTF; encoded by the coding sequence ATGGAAACATTTACTTGCGCTTTTAACTGGAAGCGAAGTTTGCTGACATCAGTAGCCTTATGCTACAGCGTCGCCGCATTTTCGCAACAAGTCCAAGCCATCAGCGGCCGCGTTGCCGATAAGGCGGGGGGAGGCTTGCCGGGCGTCACGGTGCTGGCCAAAGGCTCGACGGCGGGCACCATTACTGACGGGGAAGGCAAGTACACCCTGCAAGCGCCCCCCGATGCTACCACTTTGGTGATTTCCTACCTAGGCTACAAGCCGCAGGAGGTGGCCATTAGCAAGCGTACGGCCATCAACGTGACGCTGGAGCAAGACACTAAGGCCCTGGACGAAGTCGTGGTGGTCGGTTACGGCACTCAGAAGAAGGTGAACCTGACCGGCGCCGTCGACCAAGTGACCTCGCAGGTACTGGAAAACCGCTCGATACCCAACCTGACGCAGGGCTTGCAGGGCGTGTTGCCCAACTTGAACCTGATACCCGGCGACGGTAAACCTACTCAGTCGCCCGCTTATAACATTCGGGGAGCCACGTCGATTGGGCAGGGCGGCAACGCGCTGGTGCTGATTGATGGCGTGGAAGGTGACCCGAGCCGCATCAACCCTAACGACGTGGCCTCGGTGTCGGTGCTGAAAGATGCCTCGGCGGCAGCTATCTATGGAGCGCGGGGCGCGTTTGGCGTGGTGTTGATTACGACCAAAACGCCGTCGAAGGAGAAAACCAGCGTGACGTACTCCTTCAACCAATCCATCAAGAGCCCAACCACGGTGCCGGACTTCGTGACGGACGGGTACCAGTTCGCCCGCATGTTCAACGAGGGCTGGTCGGCGTGGAACGACTACTCGCAGACGCCCCAGAACATCAACAAAACGGTGAAGTTCTCGCCCGAGTACCTCGCCGAGCTAAAGCGCCGCTCCGAAGACCCTAGCCTGCCGAAAGTCGACGTGAATGCCGCCGGCGAATACGTGTACTACGGCAACACCGACTGGTACAAAGAGCTGTATAAGAAGCGCACAAGCTCAACCGAGCACAACCTGTCACTGTCGGGCAGCAGTGGCAAAGCTAGCTTCTACGTAACGGGGCGCTACTTCGGGCAAGACGGCCTGTTCCGCTACAACTCCGACGACTACCGCATGTACAACTTCCGGGCGAAGGGGTCGATTGACCTGTTCCCGTGGTTGCGCATCGACAACAATACCGACTACTCCAGCATGCGCTACCACAACCCGCTGAACGTGGGCGAGGGCGGCGGTATCTGGCGCAACATCGCCGACGAAGGCCACACCGTGGCGCCCATGTTTAACCCCGACGGCACGCTCACCTACTCGGCGGCTTACACCGTGGGCGACATGTGGTACGGCAAAAACGGCATCGACCTGGATGAGCGCGTGACGCGCAATACATCGGCGTTCCTGGCGCACTTCTTCGACAACAAATTCCGCATCAACGGCAACTTCACGTTCCGCAACACCGACAACGACCGCACCCAAACGCGCGTGCCAGTGCCCTACAGCCGCAAGCCCGGCGTGATTGAGTACGTGGGCACCAACACCAACGACTTTCTGCGCGGCTTCGGGCAGACGCGCTACCTAGCCGCCAACCTCTACGGCGAGTACGAAAACCACTTCCAGGAGGCGCACTACTTCAAGGCCATGGTCGGCTACAACTATGAGCAATCGACCTTCCGCGGCCTCCAGACCCAACGCAACGGCCTCATTTACCCCGATGCACAGGACCTGAACCTAGCCCTAGGTCAGTCGATTTCGACGGCTGGTGGCTGGGAGCGGTGGAACATCTTGGGCGGATTTTACCGCCTGAACTACTCCTTCAAAGACCGCTACTTGGTGGAAGCTAGCGGCCGCTACGATGGTTCGTCGAAATTTCCTTCGAATCAGCGCTTTGCTTATTTTCCTTCGTTCTCGGCGGGCTGGCGTATTTCGAACGAATCGTTCTGGAAGGTGTCGCCTAACCTGATTTCGGAACTGAAGCTGCGCGGTTCGTACGGGGCGCTGGGCAACGGTAACATCAACTCCTACGCCTTCCAGGAGCAGTTCGGTATTTCGCAGTCGGGACGGGTGCTGAACGGCGTGCGCCCGCAGCTCACGAGCCAGCCGGGCGTTATACCGGACGGGCTGACTTGGGAGAAGTCGACGACGCAGGACCTAGGTCTGGACCTGAGCATGCTGAATAACCGCCTGACGCTGAACGCCGACGGCTACATTCGCAACACCACCGACATGTTCACGGTGGGTATGACGCTGCCAGCGGTATTCGGTACGGCCGTGCCCAAAGGCAACTACGCCGACCTGAAAACCAAAGGGTGGGAAGTGGCCCTGAACTGGCGCGACAACCTGAATCTAGGTGCCAAGCCGCTGAACTACGGCCTGCGCCTCACGATGGCCGACTACACAGCCCGCATCACGAAGTACAACAACCCCGAGAAGCGCCTCAACGACCCCAACAGCAACCCCGCCAACCTGAGCTACTACGAAGGCCAGAAGCTAGGCGAAATCTGGGGCTACACGACGGATGGCTTCTTCACCTCGCAGGATCAGATTACGACCTCTGCTTCGCAGGCCCTGTTCCGCGCCTCTACTAGCGGCAAGCTGTTGCCCGGCGACATCAAGTTTAAGGATGTGAATGGCGACGGTGTGATTAACCCCGGCGACAACACCGTGGCGAACCCCGGCGACCGACGCGTGATTGGCAACGCCCTACCGCGTTACACCTACGGTGCCATGGCCGATGCTAGCTGGAACAACTTCTTCGTGTCGGTTTTCTTCCAAGGCGTGGGGCACCAAGATTGGTATCCTGGTTCTGAAGCGGGCACCTTTTGGGGACAGTATAACCGCCCCTACAACAAGATTCCGACATCGCAGCTCGGCAACATCTGGTCGGAGGATAACCCGAATGCCTACTTCCCGCGCTACCGCGGCTACGTGGCCCAAAACGGTGCCGGCGAGCTCACCCAGATTCAAACGAAGTACCTACAAAACGTAGCGTACATCCGCCTTAAGAACCTGCAAATCGGCTATAACCTGCCCGTGGCATTTATCAGCCGCATCAAGATGAACGCGGCGCGGGTGTATCTATCGGGCGAGAACCTGTGGTCTTGGTCGCCCTTCTACAAGATCACCAAAGACATCGACGTGGAGAGCATCGGCCGTTCCGACGCTGTGCTGAGCCCGCCGGATGCTACTGCCTCGAACCCCAACAGCAACAGCAGCGGCAACGCCAACAATTACCCCATCCTGAAGAGCGTCACGCTCGGGTTGTCGGTGACTTTCTAA
- a CDS encoding TonB-dependent receptor produces the protein MQNTPTKILYVFLLSCGSVVAAVAQGTGSIKGLIKDAKTSETVVGGTVRLEGTTLGEQTDADGNFTIKQIPAGKYTVIISSVSYKNRTIPDVVVKANETTVLNSTLQSDSKQLNDVVVTGVRRTNTEVSVINEIRQANVVVSGVSSEQIVKTQDRDAAEVVRRIPGVTIVDNRFIQVRGLSDRYNNVWLNDVTAPSSETDRKSFSFDIVPSSLIDRVLVFKDPSPELPGDFAGGLVKVYLRKPVFNERVLNINYVTGFRDGTTGNDFYTDKSQAGDAFGFGARKREFPRGMPPLTTAYQQYERDFYAKQLENTFGMYRMKAMPDMRFNLSYMDQIKIKGREIGSVSSLNYTNTFTRFNIDRNLYDVSGARTDQFKDDQSTQNIRLGAIQNFSYVLDNGDRLEFRNLFNQQSRNQQVTRQGLDNDGTLNRRSYLMGYQGRSTYSGQLAGTHSFNKEKTHFDWVGGYGYSSRNEPDLRRVSYQVTPASTDGTPETQTVLTPAAGGVDVNNAGRLYQKLDEHIFTINANLKHKVNVAERDIEIGAGTYLEYRRRHFNARAFGYSFNAGSDRGLLNEDVGNIFAPGNIAKNGFRLDEDVNSTYRYGASNELEAGYLSFNIPVTSKLKLLTGVRYERNVQKINTAVNGQPVNQDVPTNFVLPSANFSYNFTERSLVRASYGRSLNRPEFRESAPFYYYDFDFNVLNFGSLYLNPTTPLKVATIDNYDLRYEFYPTTGELIHVGAFYKNFKNPIENSVVLTTNLAYTFLNAPSATAYGVEVDVKKSLNFLDDAFGTSAFKNLSVVFNGSLIKSEVKLGNNFVSWNGNRALQGQSPYVYNGGLYFQTPDNSWQVTALYNVFGPRIVFAGSNDYPDVVELPRHTVDLSLTKTVSSRVSINAGIQDLLNQKVNLVQDYNRDGKYKSSDPSLQGYRRGTYYTVGLRFNIEPRTPSIPVP, from the coding sequence ATGCAGAACACACCTACCAAGATTCTTTACGTTTTTCTGCTGAGCTGCGGTTCCGTCGTGGCAGCAGTAGCCCAGGGCACTGGCAGCATCAAAGGCCTTATTAAAGACGCCAAAACCTCAGAAACAGTCGTGGGCGGCACGGTTCGGCTAGAAGGCACCACGCTCGGCGAACAAACCGATGCGGACGGTAACTTCACCATCAAGCAAATACCCGCGGGCAAGTACACGGTTATTATCTCCTCCGTATCGTACAAAAATCGCACGATACCGGATGTGGTGGTAAAAGCCAACGAAACCACCGTGCTGAATTCGACGCTGCAATCGGACAGCAAGCAGCTCAACGACGTTGTAGTGACTGGCGTGCGCCGCACCAACACGGAAGTATCGGTGATCAACGAAATCCGGCAGGCCAACGTGGTCGTGAGCGGGGTGTCGTCGGAGCAGATTGTAAAAACCCAAGACCGTGACGCCGCCGAAGTCGTACGCCGCATTCCGGGCGTAACCATCGTCGACAACCGCTTCATTCAGGTGCGCGGCCTTAGCGACCGGTATAACAACGTGTGGCTGAACGACGTGACGGCTCCTAGCTCGGAAACCGACCGCAAGTCGTTCTCTTTCGATATCGTACCTAGCTCCCTGATCGACCGGGTGCTGGTGTTTAAAGATCCCTCGCCCGAGCTGCCCGGCGACTTCGCTGGCGGCCTGGTAAAAGTATATCTGCGTAAGCCCGTGTTCAATGAGCGCGTGCTGAATATCAACTATGTAACGGGTTTCCGCGACGGCACCACCGGCAACGACTTCTATACCGACAAATCGCAAGCTGGTGACGCTTTCGGCTTCGGCGCCCGCAAGCGCGAATTCCCGCGCGGCATGCCACCGCTGACGACCGCTTATCAGCAGTACGAGCGTGATTTCTATGCCAAGCAGCTGGAAAATACCTTCGGAATGTACCGGATGAAGGCCATGCCCGACATGCGCTTCAACCTGTCGTACATGGACCAGATCAAGATTAAGGGTCGGGAGATTGGTAGCGTTTCTTCTCTGAACTACACCAACACGTTCACTCGCTTCAACATCGACCGCAACCTGTACGATGTAAGCGGCGCTCGTACTGACCAATTCAAGGACGACCAGTCGACCCAGAACATTCGCCTAGGTGCTATCCAGAACTTCAGCTACGTGCTGGATAATGGTGACCGGTTGGAGTTCCGCAACTTGTTCAACCAGCAGTCGCGCAACCAACAGGTAACGCGCCAGGGTCTTGACAACGATGGAACACTAAACCGTCGTAGCTACCTGATGGGCTACCAGGGTCGCTCCACTTATAGTGGTCAGTTGGCGGGTACGCACAGCTTTAATAAAGAAAAGACGCACTTCGATTGGGTAGGTGGCTATGGTTACTCAAGCCGTAATGAGCCCGATTTGCGTCGTGTTTCTTACCAAGTAACCCCCGCTAGCACCGACGGAACGCCTGAAACGCAAACCGTGCTAACCCCTGCTGCCGGTGGCGTCGACGTGAACAACGCGGGCCGCCTGTACCAGAAGCTCGACGAGCACATCTTCACCATTAATGCCAACCTGAAGCATAAGGTGAACGTGGCCGAGCGGGATATAGAAATCGGTGCGGGCACGTACCTAGAGTATCGTCGCCGCCACTTCAACGCACGGGCCTTCGGTTACTCCTTCAACGCGGGCAGCGACCGGGGCCTGCTCAACGAAGACGTGGGCAACATCTTTGCCCCCGGCAACATTGCCAAAAACGGTTTCCGTCTCGACGAAGATGTGAACTCCACCTACCGCTACGGCGCTTCCAATGAACTGGAAGCTGGGTACTTGAGCTTTAACATTCCGGTTACTAGCAAGCTGAAACTGCTCACCGGGGTTCGCTACGAGCGCAACGTGCAAAAGATCAACACGGCTGTCAATGGTCAGCCAGTGAACCAGGATGTACCCACCAACTTCGTACTGCCCTCGGCGAACTTCAGCTACAACTTCACCGAGCGGAGCCTAGTACGTGCCTCGTACGGCCGCAGCCTCAACCGCCCCGAATTCCGCGAATCCGCGCCGTTCTACTACTACGACTTCGATTTCAACGTTCTGAACTTCGGCTCGCTGTATCTCAACCCGACGACGCCGCTGAAGGTTGCTACCATCGACAACTACGACCTGCGCTACGAGTTTTACCCAACCACGGGTGAGCTGATCCACGTGGGAGCGTTCTACAAGAACTTCAAGAACCCAATTGAAAACTCGGTGGTGCTGACCACCAACCTAGCTTACACCTTCCTGAACGCTCCCAGCGCGACGGCCTACGGGGTAGAGGTAGACGTGAAAAAGAGCCTGAACTTCTTGGATGACGCGTTTGGCACGAGCGCCTTCAAAAACCTATCGGTGGTGTTCAACGGCTCCTTAATCAAGAGCGAAGTGAAGCTAGGTAACAACTTCGTTTCGTGGAACGGCAACCGCGCCCTGCAAGGCCAGTCGCCCTACGTGTACAACGGCGGCCTGTACTTCCAGACGCCTGACAACAGCTGGCAGGTGACGGCCCTCTACAACGTGTTCGGTCCGCGCATCGTGTTTGCTGGTAGCAACGACTATCCCGACGTAGTAGAGCTGCCCCGTCACACGGTTGACCTATCGCTGACCAAAACGGTATCGAGCCGCGTGTCAATCAACGCCGGCATCCAAGACTTGCTGAACCAGAAAGTAAACCTGGTGCAAGACTACAACCGCGACGGCAAGTACAAATCAAGCGACCCTTCCCTACAAGGCTATCGTCGCGGCACTTACTACACAGTGGGCTTGCGCTTCAACATCGAGCCTCGCACGCCTAGCATCCCGGTTCCATAA
- a CDS encoding T9SS C-terminal target domain-containing protein, with protein sequence MKKNTLSLALVASLMLGACQKDAITPAPNVVGTGTNEPTTPISQLPTTTVQGDITTNTTWSAANRYLMKGFVYVRSGATLTIEAGTVIKGDKDTKGTLIIEPGAKIMAMGTVAKPIVFTSNQAKGSRNYGDWGGVVIAGNAPVNSIDGTNLPTAEGGITTKYGGSNAADNSGTFQFVRIEFAGVALTPNNELNGLTLDGVGSGTTIDHVQVSYSGDDAIEWFGGTVNAKYLVAHRTFDDDFDTDNGFSGKVQFAVALRDPLQADQSGSKAFESDNDANASTRTPITSGVFSNTTVVGPILNPTAGAYSPQYTAGAHIRRNSSLSIMNSVIMGFPTSLLVDNGLTAANAARGDLRFKNNIVAGNLAGSNSKGGQRAIIYVGPSGGAGSLTVNNVMSDSTAANTWTTAIGPLTWFGSNTNKRYTTSDEVRLANPFNLTSPSFSPLSTSPIVYTGTSAPTTPVVAANFTDSKTSDAFFTKVSYIGAFSGSGLSADNWLAGWTNFDPQNTDY encoded by the coding sequence ATGAAAAAGAATACCCTTTCCCTGGCCCTCGTTGCTTCGTTGATGCTAGGTGCGTGTCAGAAGGATGCCATTACGCCCGCTCCTAACGTAGTAGGCACCGGTACAAATGAGCCTACGACGCCGATAAGCCAGCTACCTACCACGACGGTACAAGGGGACATCACCACGAATACAACTTGGTCGGCAGCCAACCGCTACCTGATGAAAGGTTTCGTGTATGTACGCTCGGGTGCTACCCTCACCATCGAAGCAGGCACGGTTATCAAAGGTGATAAAGACACCAAGGGCACGCTGATCATTGAGCCCGGCGCGAAGATCATGGCGATGGGCACGGTTGCAAAACCGATTGTGTTCACCTCCAACCAAGCGAAAGGCTCGCGCAACTACGGTGACTGGGGCGGGGTCGTTATTGCTGGCAATGCCCCTGTTAACTCAATCGACGGCACCAACTTGCCAACGGCAGAAGGTGGTATCACGACCAAGTACGGCGGAAGCAATGCCGCTGACAACTCGGGTACGTTCCAGTTCGTGCGCATCGAATTTGCTGGAGTTGCCCTCACGCCCAACAACGAACTTAACGGTCTCACGCTCGACGGCGTAGGTAGCGGTACCACCATCGACCACGTGCAGGTCTCGTATAGCGGCGACGACGCCATCGAATGGTTCGGCGGCACCGTGAATGCCAAGTACCTGGTAGCACACCGCACGTTCGACGACGATTTTGATACAGATAACGGTTTCTCGGGTAAAGTGCAGTTTGCCGTAGCGCTGCGCGACCCCTTGCAAGCGGACCAGTCGGGTTCGAAAGCCTTCGAGTCGGATAACGACGCCAATGCTTCGACTAGAACGCCTATCACGTCGGGCGTGTTCTCGAACACGACGGTAGTAGGTCCTATCCTGAACCCAACAGCGGGTGCCTACAGCCCGCAGTACACGGCCGGCGCTCATATTCGTCGTAACTCGTCGTTGAGCATCATGAACTCCGTCATCATGGGCTTCCCTACGAGCTTGCTGGTCGACAACGGCCTGACCGCAGCTAATGCGGCGCGTGGCGACTTGCGCTTCAAGAATAACATCGTGGCGGGCAACCTTGCCGGATCTAACTCCAAAGGTGGGCAGCGGGCCATCATCTACGTAGGACCTAGCGGCGGCGCTGGCAGCTTGACGGTGAACAACGTGATGAGCGATTCAACGGCTGCTAACACCTGGACCACGGCCATCGGACCGCTGACATGGTTTGGCTCGAACACGAACAAGCGCTACACGACTTCCGACGAAGTACGCCTCGCTAACCCGTTCAACCTGACGTCGCCTAGCTTCTCGCCCTTGTCGACTTCGCCGATTGTGTACACCGGCACTAGCGCGCCAACGACGCCCGTAGTCGCTGCTAACTTCACCGATAGCAAGACCTCAGACGCCTTCTTCACCAAAGTAAGCTACATCGGAGCCTTCTCCGGCTCGGGCTTGTCGGCCGACAACTGGCTAGCTGGCTGGACGAACTTCGATCCGCAGAATACTGACTATTAA
- a CDS encoding type IV toxin-antitoxin system AbiEi family antitoxin, with protein sequence MSASSFFNPTALFEQVRKRLQAILATNITASPAAAGSPGSDTQVWEIGSVIRFLATVPSVGTADGLALPSWRSSAEGPLLVIYDYVSNELGKQLRARGLCYADAVGNAWVKHPATELMVVIQGCSRPKEDPRVASANLPADHMRLLFQLIVEPSIATYSVLELAAATGITPVAVARALRGLTAQGLWLDDASLAPNKLRDLAAYWLEHYGKTLRNRLNVHRYRWRDSVAQANWHRLSLPADCLWSGEAAAHQLLNKPEVPNCFTLYSRMPRLKLAHYLGLVPHKHGNVELLNTFFPVSASPLFAPNVQRCVHPFLVYADLLENQSAHSQSLAQELHSKHLLNLLAR encoded by the coding sequence TTGTCTGCCTCTAGCTTCTTCAATCCTACTGCGCTGTTCGAGCAGGTGCGCAAGCGCTTGCAGGCTATTCTGGCAACGAACATCACGGCCTCACCAGCCGCCGCTGGCTCGCCGGGATCAGACACCCAGGTTTGGGAGATAGGGTCCGTCATCCGGTTTTTAGCCACCGTACCTAGCGTGGGTACTGCTGATGGATTAGCGTTGCCTAGCTGGCGCTCCTCGGCCGAGGGGCCGCTGCTCGTTATCTACGATTACGTATCCAATGAGCTTGGCAAACAGCTGCGGGCGCGGGGCCTGTGCTACGCCGACGCCGTGGGCAACGCCTGGGTGAAGCACCCAGCCACCGAGCTGATGGTGGTAATTCAAGGGTGTAGCCGCCCCAAAGAAGATCCGCGCGTGGCCTCTGCCAACTTGCCAGCCGATCATATGCGGCTGTTGTTTCAGCTAATTGTCGAACCCTCCATTGCCACCTATTCGGTGTTGGAGCTGGCGGCCGCTACCGGCATCACACCAGTAGCCGTTGCGCGGGCGCTTCGCGGACTCACGGCCCAGGGCTTATGGCTCGATGATGCCTCCCTGGCTCCGAACAAGCTCCGCGACCTAGCTGCTTACTGGCTGGAGCACTACGGTAAAACCCTACGCAACCGCCTGAACGTGCACCGCTACCGGTGGCGTGACTCCGTTGCGCAGGCTAACTGGCATCGTCTGTCGTTGCCCGCCGACTGCCTGTGGAGTGGCGAAGCGGCCGCGCACCAGTTGCTCAACAAACCGGAAGTGCCGAACTGCTTCACGTTGTATAGCCGCATGCCCCGGCTCAAGCTAGCGCACTACCTAGGGTTGGTGCCCCACAAGCACGGCAACGTGGAGTTGCTGAACACGTTTTTTCCCGTCAGTGCGTCCCCGCTTTTTGCCCCGAATGTGCAGCGGTGCGTGCATCCGTTCCTGGTGTACGCCGATTTGCTGGAAAACCAGAGTGCTCACAGCCAGTCCCTGGCCCAAGAGCTCCATAGCAAGCACTTACTGAATTTGTTGGCGCGCTAG
- a CDS encoding LruC domain-containing protein yields MESKQVPHLLRQLAAAGLLLFSFQSCTKQEELKPSSNATTSASTQGTNALTNYCKQVCLVAGQHTYVGAVNVAMDGNDVLVTYNLTSSNVFLQEIHVEAFTSLDDLRNAKKLNNGGAIPGKFTYKQSFSGASRTTTATIRLKASELPQSTGEGQCFFIATHAALSNGETAWGGICDEGPKGVKLDDTKQFPGNNWGAYFEFCKKECSETIDFTYAWEDLKASNDRDYNDLVVQSKVTKSFTEMKINFLATARGAAYDHSFKFRIPMAGINAVFGSDPNFPVTDDGTYYYVTVFGSTKKVLPEKNGIYANTQAGAACTPFATASVTLTLKPGFVYNKAKPYEPFIRVWPSKTVGTGEFYDLYIYEVSGPGSTNTYEYNGELYPNGILIPLDWRWPLEQTSITLPYPRFTSISAGFTPDWYTPLADPSKTFNKAACQ; encoded by the coding sequence ATGGAGAGTAAACAAGTACCTCATTTGCTCCGTCAGCTAGCCGCTGCCGGATTACTCTTATTTTCCTTTCAAAGTTGTACAAAACAGGAAGAGCTCAAGCCTAGCTCCAATGCGACGACCAGTGCCAGTACGCAAGGCACTAATGCACTAACAAACTACTGCAAACAGGTCTGCCTAGTAGCCGGACAGCACACGTACGTGGGCGCGGTAAACGTGGCAATGGACGGCAACGACGTACTCGTAACCTACAACCTGACCTCTTCCAACGTCTTCCTACAAGAGATTCATGTAGAAGCATTTACTAGTCTGGATGATCTTCGCAACGCCAAGAAGCTAAACAATGGCGGGGCCATTCCTGGAAAATTCACCTACAAGCAGTCGTTCAGCGGGGCTTCGCGCACCACAACCGCCACCATCCGTCTGAAGGCGAGCGAACTACCGCAATCGACAGGCGAAGGCCAGTGCTTCTTCATTGCTACCCACGCGGCACTCTCCAACGGCGAAACGGCCTGGGGTGGCATATGCGACGAGGGCCCCAAAGGAGTGAAGCTCGACGATACCAAGCAGTTTCCGGGCAATAACTGGGGTGCTTACTTCGAGTTCTGCAAAAAGGAATGCAGCGAGACCATCGACTTCACCTACGCCTGGGAAGACCTGAAGGCTAGCAACGACCGTGACTACAACGACTTGGTAGTACAGTCGAAAGTCACGAAATCTTTCACGGAAATGAAGATTAACTTCCTGGCCACGGCTCGCGGTGCTGCTTACGACCACAGCTTCAAGTTCCGCATTCCAATGGCAGGCATCAACGCTGTCTTCGGTTCCGACCCGAACTTCCCGGTGACAGACGATGGCACCTACTACTACGTCACGGTATTTGGCAGCACCAAGAAAGTGTTGCCCGAGAAGAACGGCATTTACGCAAATACGCAAGCTGGCGCGGCGTGCACGCCATTCGCCACTGCCTCAGTGACACTCACGCTCAAGCCAGGTTTCGTCTACAACAAGGCAAAGCCGTATGAGCCTTTCATTCGGGTGTGGCCTTCCAAAACGGTTGGTACAGGCGAGTTCTATGACCTCTACATCTACGAGGTATCAGGCCCTGGCAGTACCAATACATATGAATACAACGGCGAGCTTTACCCGAACGGCATCCTTATTCCTCTGGATTGGAGATGGCCACTGGAGCAAACCTCCATCACCCTACCTTATCCTAGATTCACGAGCATTTCCGCAGGTTTCACGCCCGACTGGTACACGCCACTGGCCGATCCTTCTAAAACGTTCAACAAAGCTGCTTGCCAATAA